The following coding sequences lie in one Rutidosis leptorrhynchoides isolate AG116_Rl617_1_P2 chromosome 4, CSIRO_AGI_Rlap_v1, whole genome shotgun sequence genomic window:
- the LOC139904293 gene encoding uncharacterized protein, translating to MGIGDVEKMVAVGLIWGATNALMRRGAIISEKQIHTQKSSSTKTKNPIFTILIDWFSLLLVWQYSVPFLVNLSASVTFFAILNDTPISLAVPVTNATTFAATAVFGMLLGEETRVGLTLLGTFLIVLGVYICVI from the coding sequence ATGGGGATCGGAGACGTTGAGAAGATGGTGGCCGTGGGGTTAATTTGGGGAGCTACAAATGCCCTAATGCGTCGAGGTGCAATTATATCCGAAAAACAAATTCACACCCAAAAATCATcatcaacaaaaaccaaaaatccaATTTTTACAATCTTAATTGACTGGTTCAGTCTGCTATTAGTTTGGCAATACTCTGTTCCCTTTTTAGTCAATCTTTCTGCTTCTGTTACATTTTTTGCGATATTAAATGACACGCCGATCTCACTTGCTGTTCCGGTGACCAATGCGACGACGTTTGCTGCCACCGCTGTGTTTGGGATGTTGCTTGGTGAAGAAACACGTGTCGGGTTAACTTTACTTGGTACTTTCTTGATTGTTCTCGGTGtttatatatgtgttatataa
- the LOC139904294 gene encoding probable xyloglucan endotransglucosylase/hydrolase protein 26, whose protein sequence is MALYRDLVMAVFVFAIAFSSSMVSANFRKSMSFNWGAQHSSILGNGDDLRLVLDKTSGSGIQSKRSFLYGSFEMLIKLVPGNSAGTVTTYYLSSTGDKHDEIDFEFLGNSTGEPYTVHTNIFTQGQGNREQQFQLWFDPTANYHNYTIHWNPTEVVWYVDSLPIRVFRNYQSQGIGYPNQQGMRVYSSLWNADNWATRGGLVKIDWTAAPFVANYRRFRARACKWNGPVSMTQCAIPTRGNWWTSPVYKQLTMSQQGQLKWVRNNHMIYNYCTDFKRFNGQMPPECSMPQY, encoded by the exons ATGGCGCTTTATCGAGATTTGGTTATGGCTGTTTTTGTGTTTGCAATAGCATTCAGTTCGTCCATGGTTAGTGCAAACTTCCGAAAAAGTATGTCTTTCAATTGGGGTGCTCAGCATTCATCGATTTTAGGAAATGGTGATGACCTTCGTCTTGTTTTAGACAAAACCTCAG GATCTGGCATCCAATCAAAGAGGTCGTTCTTATATGGAAGCTTCGAAATGCTAATCAAGTTGGTTCCGGGCAACTCTGCTGGAACTGTGACAACATATTAT TTGTCTTCTACGGGTGACAAACATGATGAGATTGATTTTGAGTTTTTAGGAAATTCGACGGGAGAGCCTTATACTGTGCACACGAACATCTTTACTCAAGGTCAAGGTAACCGAGAGCAGCAGTTCCAATTATGGTTTGACCCGACTGCTAATTATCATAACTACACCATTCACTGGAACCCTACGGAAGTTGT ATGGTATGTTGATAGTCTACCGATCAGGGTCTTCAGAAACTATCAGAGTCAAGGGATCGGTTACCCAAACCAACAAGGCATGCGAGTCTACTCCAGTTTATGGAATGCTGATAACTGGGCTACAAGAGGTGGTCTAGTAAAAATCGACTGGACCGCTGCACCATTTGTGGCCAACTACCGTAGGTTCAGGGCTAGAGCTTGTAAGTGGAACGGGCCTGTTAGTATGACCCAATGTGCCATTCCTACCCGAGGCAACTGGTGGACATCTCCTGTTTATAAGCAGTTGACTATGAGTCAACAGGGTCAACTGAAATGGGTTAGAAATAACCACATGATATATAACTACTGCACTGACTTCAAGCGTTTCAACGGCCAGATGCCACCCGAGTGCTCTATGCCGCAATACTAA
- the LOC139843155 gene encoding putative aldehyde oxidase Art an 7: protein MASIKFLLLLNILLLFAAAVISHDLKEIQGQCKDGKPFNCPEQKGPKSPDPSGKDGHIDPSSQEDVPSDPGADGGGDKPADGDKNKPDCPNKNEGGNKPPDGGNTPTPTDGDNKPKPNGDNKPADGGNKPKPDGDKNKPADGGKDKGKDDAKDKPKPKPPKPNDPVSPNGPPADKPWYNPPLYGQPTLNTEYKGEWVIHNPNVGVNAMQLQLMPNNKAVWFDTTNLGPSARELGPKGNCPPNPDNNNEPDCFAHAVQYDVESGEVVSAYVKTDPWCSSGHLLPTGDLISTGGNKLGEKSVRLFKLNDPEPKFVERENGLGGGRWYASNCVLEDGSAVVVGGRNSFSYDIVPPKFDFQPKVINFPFLQQTTEPAKGNGPPVENNLYPFLFQLPDGNVFIFANDRAISFNPKTGETVKEYPALPGGSRNYPPSGQSALFPLRLSPDNSKPVPAEVIVCGGNKKDAFPNVDERYTQNKVFTPALADCNRLKVLADKPAWEKEQDMPSPRTMGDLLLLPNGQMLLINGAKKGTSGWNDAEDPNLTPTVYMPENEMGKRFKELTPTNIPRMYHSSSAVLPDGKILVVGSNSHQFYTFDGPFPTELRAEKFSPHYLDPKLDNNRPVIKEDATDKVLKYGKPFKVTFTIKSNTNLGYGDVLVTLLYPPFTTHGFSQNQRLLITGVDKIEKNVITVVAPPSGKVAPPGYYMMFVNHLNVPSRGMWVHLD, encoded by the exons ATGGCTTCAATCAAATTTTTATTGTTACTCAATATATTACTGTTATTTGCAGCTGCTGTTATTTCCCATGACCTAAAAGAAATTCAGGGCCAATGCAAAGATGGCAAGCCTTTCAACTGCCCTGAACAAAAAGGGCCTAAATCTCCAGACCCGAGTGGGAAGGACGGGCATATAGATCCGTCAAGCCAAGAAGACGTTCCTTCAGATCCAGGCGCAGATGGAGGCGGAGATAAGCCTGCTGATGGAGACAAAAATAAGCCTGATTGTCCCAATAAAAATGAGGGAGGCAATAAGCCCCCAGATGGAGGCAATACGCCTACGCCCACAGATGGAGACAATAAGCCCAAGCCCAATGGAGACAATAAACCCGCAGATGGAGGCAATAAGCCCAAGCCCGATGGAGACAAAAATAAGCCTGCAGATGGTGGTAAAGACAAAGGAAAAGATGACGCGAAAGATAAGCCTAAGCCTAAGCCACCGAAACCCAACGATCCAGTTTCTCCTAATGGACCGCCTGCTGATAAACCATGGTACAATCCGCCATTATATGGACAACCTACATTAAATACCGAGTATAAGGGTGAATGGGTCATACATAACCCGAATGTGGGTGTTAACGCTATGCAATTACAACTGATGCCAAACAACAAGGCTGTTTGGTTCGATACTACAAACCTTGGCCCGTCGGCCCGAGAACTTGGTCCAAAAGGGAACTGCCCACCGAATCCTGATAATAATAACGAGCCCGATTGTTTCGCTCATGCCGTACAATATGATGTCGAGAGTGGAGAAGTTGTGTCAGCTTAT GTCAAGACCGATCCATGGTGTTCTTCGGGACATTTGTTACCCACCGGTGATCTTATATCAACAGGAGGTAATAAACTTGGTGAGAAGTCAGTTAGATTGTTCAAATTGAATGACCCTGAACCAAAGTTCGTCGAACGAGAAAATGGGCTCGGTGGAGGTAGATGGTACGCGTCTAACTGTGTTTTGGAAGACGGTAGTGCAGTTGTTGTAGGAGGACGAAACTCGTTTAGTTACGATATCGTGCCACCAAAATTCGACTTCCAACCAAAGGTGATTAACTTCCCATTCCTTCAACAAACAACCGAGCCCGCCAAAGGAAACGGCCCACCCGTTGAGAACAATCTTTACCCGTTTCTTTTCCAACTCCCGGATGGGAATGTGTTCATATTCGCAAACGACCGGGCCATTAGTTTTAATCCGAAAACGGGTGAGACCGTAAAGGAGTACCCAGCGTTACCAGGTGGGTCTCGTAACTATCCACCGTCGGGTCAATCCGCCCTCTTCCCGTTAAGACTCAGCCCGGATAATTCTAAACCGGTTCCAGCTGAGGTCATCGTTTGTGGAGGTAATAAAAAAGATGCTTTCCCTAATGTCGATGAAAGGTACACACAAAACAAAGTGTTTACGCCTGCATTAGCCGACTGCAATAGACTTAAGGTGTTAGCCGATAAGCCCGCTTGGGAGAAAGAACAGGACATGCCATCACCAAGAACCATGGGTGATCTATTGTTGCTTCCCAATGGACAAATGCTTTTAATCAATGGTGCGAAAAAGGGTACATCCGGTTGGAATGATGCCGAAGATCCAAATCTTACACCGACTGTATATATGCCCGAAAATGAAATGGGTAAACGGTTTAAAGAGTTGACTCCTACAAACATTCCTAGGATGTACCATTCGTCGTCTGCTGTGCTTCCCGATGGTAAGATATTGGTTGTGGGAAGTAACTCGCACCAGTTCTACACATTTGATGGTCCTTTCCCAACTGAACTACGAGCTGAGAAATTTTCACCCCATTATCTTGATCCTAAGCTCGATAACAACAGGCCCGTTATCAAGGAAGATGCAACTGATAAGGTTTTGAAGTATGGTAAACCGTTTAAGGTCACATTTACAATAAAATCGAATACAAATTTGGGATATGGTGATGTTCTAGTGACTCTTTTGTACCCACCTTTTACAACCCATGGTTTCTCTCAAAACCAAAGGTTGCTCATTACCGGGGTGGACAAGATCGAGAAGAATGTGATCACTGTTGTAGCACCACCGTCTGGGAAGGTTGCACCACCAGGTTATTACATGATGTTTGTGAATCATCTCAATGTTCCTAGCCGTGGTATGTGGGTGCACCTTGATTAG
- the LOC139904296 gene encoding probable xyloglucan endotransglucosylase/hydrolase protein 26 codes for MAGSRALFMAVVLLSVVFRTSKVDANFPKSMYFNWGAQHSSVLGDGDDIQLVLDQTSGTCIQSKKVFLFGSIEMLIKLVPGNSAGTVAAFYLSSAGDKHDEIDFEFLGNSTGEPYTVHTNIFLQGQANREQEFGLWFDPTADFHNYTIHWNPTQVVWYVDSIPIRIFRNYESEGIPYPNQKGMRVYSSLWNADNWATRGGLVKIDWTAAPFVANYRNFRARSCEWNGPCSISQCALTARDNWWTSTGYKQLTISEQDQLKWVRDNHMMYNYCSDVWRFNGQMAPECSKPQY; via the exons ATGGCAGGTTCTCGAGCTTTGTTCATGGCGGTTGTTCTGCTTTCAGTAGTATTTCGAACTTCTAAGGTTGATGCGAACTTTCCTAAAAGCATGTATTTCAATTGGGGTGCTCAACATTCTTCAGTTTTAGGCGACGGTGATGATATCCAGCTCGTTTTGGATCAAACTTCAG GAACTTGTATCCAATCAAAGAAGGTGTTCTTATTCGGAAGCATTGAAATGCTAATCAAGTTGGTTCCTGGTAACTCTGCTGGAACTGTAGCAGCATTTTAT TTGTCGTCAGCAGGCGACAAACATGATGAGATCGACTTTGAGTTTCTAGGGAACTCGACTGGAGAGCCGTACACAGTACACACAAACATCTTTCTTCAAGGTCAAGCGAACCGAGAACAGGAGTTCGGGTTATGGTTTGACCCGACTGCCGATTTTCACAACTACACCATTCACTGGAACCCAACTCAAGTTGT ATGGTATGTTGATAGTATACCTATCAGAATTTTTAGAAACTACGAGAGTGAAGGGATTCCATACCCTAATCAAAAAGGGATGCGAGTCTATTCAAGTTTATGGAATGCGGATAATTGGGCTACGAGAGGTGGTCTAGTCAAAATTGACTGGACCGCAGCACCATTTGTGGCTAACTACCGTAACTTCAGGGCTAGATCTTGTGAGTGGAACGGGCCCTGTAGCATTAGCCAATGTGCCTTAACCGCCCGAGACAACTGGTGGACATCTACGGGTTACAAGCAACTGACAATAAGTGAACAGGATCAACTCAAATGGGTTAGAGATAATCATATGATGTACAACTACTGCTCCGATGTTTGGCGCTTTAATGGACAGATGGCACCCGAATGCTCTAAGCCACAGTATTAA
- the LOC139843154 gene encoding protein SPEAR1-like codes for MNYFNGNERSCYSSAITSGSSSRKGKKSSGSASDKQQPRQPQRGLGVAQLEKIRLHTQMGGYLPQEDIRIQTAYSSSSSSSSFSYPSQSTASFSTLPGHHSHMMQTGMGEFERPNIVYGESHISSINHRWDASCGMFEAQGYAQPAGISRHLFSPDLLEVKESLRKNKKKDQNNSMGSSSYQNSDSNGNQELDLELRLSL; via the exons ATGAATTACTTTAATGGTAATGAAAGATCTTGTTATTCATCTGCAATTACAAGTGGATCATCATCAAGAAAAGGAAAAAAGAGTAGTGGTTCTGCTTCAGATAAACAACAACCAAGGCAACCACAAAGAGGTCTTGGTGTTGCTCAATTAGAAAAAATCAGACTTCATACCCAAATGGGAGGCTATCTTCCTCAG GAGGATATCAGAATTCAAACagcatattcatcatcatcatcatcttcttctttctcATATCCTTCACAATCTACAGCTTCTTTTAGTACTTTGCCTGGACACCATTCCCACATG ATGCAGACGGGTATGGGCGAATTTGAAAGACCAAACATCGTATATGGTGAATCACATATATCTAGCATTAATCATAG ATGGGATGCAAGTTGTGGTATGTTTGAAGCTCAAGGCTATGCACAACCTGCAGGCATAAGTAGACACCTTTTTAGCCCAGATTTGCTAGAGGTGA AGGAGTCATTGAGGAAGAATAAAAAGAAAGATCAAAATAATTCAATGGGATCAAGCAGCTATCAGAATTCTGATTCAAATGGCAATCAAGAGTTAGATCTGGAGCTAAGACTTTCACTTTGA